The following are encoded together in the Aciduricibacillus chroicocephali genome:
- the groL gene encoding chaperonin GroEL (60 kDa chaperone family; promotes refolding of misfolded polypeptides especially under stressful conditions; forms two stacked rings of heptamers to form a barrel-shaped 14mer; ends can be capped by GroES; misfolded proteins enter the barrel where they are refolded when GroES binds) → MAKDIKFSEDARRAMLKGVDTLADAVKVTLGPKGRNVVLERSFGSPLITNDGVTIAKEIELEDKFENMGAQLVAEVASKTNDVAGDGTTTATVLAQALITEGLKNVTSGANPVGLRRGIEQAVETAVKELQGISKTVESKESIAQVAAISSGNEEVGNLIAEAMERVGNDGVITIEESKGFSTELEVVEGMQFDRGYASPYMVTDNDKMEAVLENPYILITDKKIGNIQEVLPVLEQVVQQGKPLLMIAEDVEGEALATLVVNKLRGTFNAVAVKAPGFGDRRKAMLEDIAILTGGEVITEDLGLDLKSATIDSLGRAAKVVVTKENTTIVEGAGSPDNIAARVGQIRAQAEETTSEFDKEKLQERLAKLSGGVAVIKVGAATETELKERKLRIEDALNSTRAAVEEGIVAGGGTALVNVYRKLENDLKGLEGDEATGASIVLRAIEAPVRQIATNAGLEGSVIVERLKGEEAGTGFDAATGKWVNMIDAGIVDPTKVTRSALQNAASVAALFLTTEAVVANKPEENASVPDMGGMGGMPGMM, encoded by the coding sequence ATGGCTAAAGACATCAAATTCTCAGAAGACGCTCGCCGTGCAATGCTGAAAGGCGTTGACACACTTGCAGATGCTGTCAAAGTTACACTCGGACCAAAAGGCCGCAACGTTGTTCTTGAAAGAAGCTTCGGCTCACCACTTATCACAAACGACGGTGTGACAATCGCTAAAGAAATCGAACTTGAAGACAAATTCGAAAACATGGGTGCTCAGCTTGTTGCGGAAGTAGCTTCCAAAACAAACGACGTAGCTGGTGACGGTACAACTACAGCGACTGTTCTTGCTCAAGCATTGATTACAGAAGGCTTGAAGAACGTAACTTCAGGTGCTAATCCTGTAGGTCTTCGCCGCGGTATCGAACAAGCTGTCGAAACTGCAGTTAAAGAACTTCAAGGCATCTCTAAAACAGTCGAAAGCAAAGAATCCATCGCACAAGTTGCAGCAATCTCTTCTGGTAACGAAGAAGTTGGTAACTTGATCGCTGAAGCTATGGAACGCGTTGGCAACGACGGCGTTATCACTATCGAAGAATCAAAAGGCTTCTCTACTGAACTTGAAGTAGTAGAAGGTATGCAATTCGACCGCGGTTATGCTTCACCATACATGGTAACTGACAACGACAAGATGGAAGCTGTTCTTGAGAACCCGTACATCTTGATCACTGACAAGAAAATCGGCAACATCCAGGAAGTTCTTCCTGTACTTGAACAAGTTGTCCAGCAAGGCAAGCCACTACTTATGATCGCTGAAGACGTAGAAGGCGAAGCACTCGCTACACTAGTTGTAAACAAACTTCGTGGTACATTCAACGCTGTTGCTGTTAAAGCACCAGGCTTCGGTGACCGTCGTAAAGCAATGCTTGAAGACATCGCAATCCTTACAGGCGGTGAAGTAATTACTGAAGATCTTGGTCTTGATCTGAAGAGCGCTACAATCGACTCTCTTGGTCGCGCAGCGAAAGTTGTTGTTACAAAAGAAAACACAACAATCGTTGAAGGCGCAGGCAGCCCGGACAACATCGCAGCACGCGTTGGCCAAATCCGCGCACAAGCAGAAGAAACTACTTCTGAATTCGATAAAGAAAAACTTCAGGAGCGCCTTGCGAAACTCTCTGGCGGCGTAGCTGTAATCAAAGTCGGAGCGGCTACTGAAACAGAATTGAAAGAACGCAAACTTCGCATTGAAGATGCTCTTAACTCTACTCGTGCAGCAGTAGAAGAAGGTATCGTAGCTGGTGGTGGTACTGCCCTTGTGAACGTATACCGCAAGCTAGAAAACGATTTGAAAGGTCTTGAAGGCGACGAAGCAACAGGCGCAAGCATCGTTCTTCGTGCAATCGAAGCACCTGTACGTCAGATTGCTACAAACGCAGGTCTTGAAGGCTCTGTCATCGTTGAACGCTTGAAAGGCGAAGAAGCAGGCACTGGCTTCGACGCAGCAACAGGCAAATGGGTTAACATGATCGACGCTGGTATCGTAGACCCTACAAAAGTTACTCGTTCCGCATTGCAAAACGCAGCATCTGTTGCGGCATTGTTCTTGACTACAGAAGCAGTTGTAGCAAACAAGCCGGAAGAAAATGCTAGCGTACCAGACATGGGTGGCATGGGCGGAATGCCTGGAATGATGTAA